The genomic stretch tgactatttctctaaatggggGGAAGCGGGTGCGTATGCTCAGGTACGCGAACAGGTGGTCATCGCCTTTATATGGAAAAATATTATATGCCAtttcggcatccccaaagaaatcagctgcgACAACGAACCCCAGTTCATCGGAAAGAAAACGACtgagttcttcgaaaaatggcacatcaagcggatactctccacgccatatcatcctGCCGCCAACGGCCAAGCCGAGTCCTCCAACAAAGCGATACTGaacatattgaaaaagaagctcgaggaAGCTAAAGGGCTATGTCCTGAACTACTACCTGAAGTagtatgggcataccgcactacgCCAAAGTCCAGCACGGGAGAAACGCCATACTCACTGGTCTACGGGACCGACGTAGTCATACCAGTCGAGGTCGGGGAACCCATCCTGAGATACTCCAATATAAGCGGGGCAGATAACGACGAAAGTAGGTTACAAGACCTAGATGAAGTTGAATAACAGAGAGACATGGCCCGCAGGAGAATGATAGCCCAGAAGCAGTAagtagaaagatactacaacaaaaAACCCAAGGTAATATCACTCAAAGTTGGCGACTACgtcctcaaggccaaaacacTGGCATCAAAAGACCCAAATGAGGGAAAGTTAGGAACAAACTGGGACGGACCGTATAAAATCATAGCAATAGcaaacaaaggagcattccaacTGGAAATaatggagggaaaactactccaaaacaagTGGAACGTCGCCCATCTCAAGCACTTCCACTTCTAAAAGACGtcacctaagtcgtactctttttccatCACCCaagttttgtcccaatcgggttttcttGGGGAGATTTTTAACGAGGCGGCGAAGGGGATACCCTATGGATCGGAACGTTGCTCACCACTTCAGCCCGCCGATACGATCTCTGGGTCGAAGTAATGAAGAAACTACACAGAATCCAATCTCCATTGTATGAACATAATTCAATCTCCATTGTATGAACGGAATTCAATCTCCATTGTATGAACAAAATTCAATCTCCATTGTACGCACGGAATCTAATCCCCATTGTATGAAATGCAAATTTCCTAATGGCCAAGGACATCGAcattagttcgacctcgttcgaaccacgacggaaTACTTCAACGACAGTCGAAacaacatcctaatggccaaggccatcaatattagttcgacctcattcgaactactaCGAGATACTACTTCTACgacagtcgaagcaacatcctaatggccaaggccatcgacattagttcgacctcgttcgaactacgatgtgatactacttcgacgatagtcgaagcaacatcctaatagccaaggccatcgatattagttcgacctcgttcaaaccacAACGAGATACTTCGATgacagtcgaagcaacatcctaatggccaaggccatcgatattagtttgacctcgttcgaactacgacgggatacttcgacgacagtcaaagcaacatcctaatggccaaggccatcaacattagttcgacctcgttcgaactacaacgggatactacttcgacgacagtcgaagcaacatcctaatggccaagtcCATCAACAttagttcgacctcattcgaaacATGATAGGatactacttcgatgacagtcgaagcaacatcctaatggccaaggccgACATCAGTTCGACCTCTTTCAAACCACGacggatactacttcgacgacagtcaaagcgacatcctaatggccaaggccatcgacattggttcgacctcgttcgaatcacgatgagATATCATTTCAATAATAATCGAAACAACATGCCAACAGAGACCAAGTGTCATGCaataaacaaaaagggaaaaatgacGAACAGACAAATTGACAAAAGTAAAGTTTATtacaacaaaaatattatttacatttTGTCCCTACGAACAGGCCCTAGTACGACCCACGTCCAAAAATTCCCAAGCAAAAAATGAATGTACAATCTAAAACTACACGTCGTCCCTAGCAAGGTAGGCATCTTCATACCACGAATCTGAGTAAAGGCGATTTACGTCATCAGAAGTGACACCCTCCCCATCAGGAGTGTTAGGGTCGTACCCACATGACTCACGAGTTGCACGTGTTTCAGCATGCACTGCCTGAACTTCCGCCTCCATCGCCCAGCCCTAGGCATGAAAAGCTCTATATACATCGAGCCGAGCCGGGCCTCCGCATAGACCCACAACTCGTATAAGCAACGAGGCGAGCTCTGGCCGGCCGAAGGACGAGATGTGGAGGGCCGAGAACGACAATTTGCTTCCTCTGCCCTCAGCAAAGCCATTTGCCCTTGCAATGCGGCCAACTCCGCCTCTAACTCCCTAACACGCCTTTCAAACCCCGCGATTCGACGACCGGATGCTTCCCTTTCCCACGCAAGTTCCGACCTGGATATGCGGAGGGCATCCTCCAAAGAAACCGTCTTAGAAATGGCAACGGTCAACTTGTCGGCATTGGCATTTAACTCGCCCTTAAGTCCGTCGACCTCCACTACCTTAGCACTCAGCTCAGCGTTCAAGCCGGCTACCTTCAGCTGTAGGTCGGCATTCTCCGTGTTACCCCCTGACTCAGCTCAAGCTCATCTTCCCTCGCCTTAAGAAGGGCATCCAATTCACTGTTACGGGCGATAGCCCTCACAAGCTCCTCGTCCCTCTCCTTCAGCTCCTCTATCCTACGCTTCAATTGGTCCTCCCGCTGCTTAAGTCCCTCGCGGAACACCTGGAACTCAGGATCCTGTTGATAGATGTCAGACATTGCCCAGTGCTTAGCACGATACTGATGGTATTTCGACGACATCTTCTTGTAGAGGCCCGTCCTTCTCCGGTCACGGCGATCTCTCCCCACCTCCAGGACGAAGGTCTAACAAAAGAAAAACAGAGTTAGAAAAAATACGCCATTACCACACCAACCCCACGacacaaagaaaggaaaaaggaaccTACCTGCAAGGCTATACCGGCGACCTTCCGAGACAACTCCGCGTCACTCATCGTCCTAAGCGTCTCGCTTTCATGAGCGGCAATAAAGGGGCAAGGGCTGACGCAACCTACTCACTATTCAGCAGCAAGTTATAACTCCCCAGAATTACCACGTGACGGTCGGACCCATCCATCCTCACTTCCACATGGGTATGGCGACCCAAAAACTCATCAACGTCCTCTAGGGCGATATCAGAACCCGATCCGTCCTCCTCCACACGAGGTCCTCCAACATTGGACAACGTGCCCCCTTTAGCGGAACGTACTGAACTGGCTCCTGGGCCAACTCTCTCCACTCGGGGCGACCTCCCCAACAAAATGGCATCAGCCATAAACACGGGCACCAGAGCCGTCTGAGATGCTCCACTTCCATCAGCCTCAGTGGCCACGCCATTTTCCAGCTCCAACCTTCTCCTGTTTCTCTCTAACAGCTCGTCATCATTACAAGATTTGTTGACAGGATGTGGGGCTGGTGCCAACGAGGCCGTTTCTCTCATGGTCGCAGTTCTAGATGTGTCCCCCTATTGAAGAAGTAAAGGACGACCTTCCCAGACAGACTCGCACAAAATGTAGCGAGTGTTCGTGGTAGCAGGGGATCGCCTGAAAGCTGGGACTGGTGCCCTCCACCTGGAATCTCCTCGACCTGTCGTCATAGAGAATCATACGGTTAAGCGGAGTCGTACGACCAGCAAGGTAGTAAGGCAGAAATTTACCTGAGGAAACTTTAGAGCCATAACGTTGTACGAAGGTAGACCAAGTTCGAGTCTCCTCCGCATGGGGCAGCAGGTCAGCGACCCAGTTCCTGAAACCAGTAATGGGCTGGGGCGGACGACCCATAGCTGCAACACAAGTGACCAAAAGTTACAATAATTACGGAAGACGGGAGGACTCAATGAACTACGATACTTACGAGCTTTATTCCACCGCTCTGGAAATCCGGCAGGGTTAGAGACGACGTGCTCGGTCTTGATGAAAAAGTACTGATGCCAAAACTTATGGCTCGCCTGATCATCTGTCCCGACCACCAGCCCTTTCGTACCACGAAATCTCAGGTGCACCATGGTTCCCCTAAGGAAACCAGGTGAAAATAAATGCAAGAGATGATGAATGGAGACGTCGCACTCTACCAATCCCGCGTACTTAGCCAGCAGCAGAAGCACCTTGAGTGTGTACGGCGTAAGCTGAACCGGGCAAACATGATAAAATCTGCAGAACTCATCCGCTAGAGGAAAGAGAGGAAGGGTGTAGCCGATCACAAAAGGGTATTCGTAGAAGGCACAGTACCCATGCCTGTGAACATCAACGTAATCTCCCTCCGCCAAAGTCATCTCTACGTGGGCAGGAATACCATATTTTATGCGGAGGGCATCGAGGTGAGTCTGATTCATCTCAGAAAGCACAGGGTTCAGAGTAGGGGGCGGGTCGTTGAGGAAATCACTCCGAGATAGGGGATGCCTCGGTAGTAATGCCTCCACTGTAAGAGGGTTGTCACCCTCTTCTACCTCCACCTCTCCGCTGTCGGAAAGAGGTGCTGCATTCAACGGAGCGGCCTCAGGAACCTCTCCATTAGTGCGATGAGATCTCGACATGATTTTGTTTAAAGGAAGTAAGCTACACAAATGGAATGAAAGAGAGGAGAACTTCCGGCCAAGAATGGAAACGAAGAAATATGAAAGCGGAAGAAGAAGACCGGAAAATTATCAAGAATGGCCAAAGTTTTTCAAAGGAATCGAAcccttcacctatttatagggttgggtggcACCAGAATCGAGGCGGCAGGGTTCAAATCAGCGTAGAAAACCAAGCGCCAAACCGTCAGTCTTTTACCTCGAAAATCCGCATAATGATGACGTATGCGAAGGCTGACATCACCAGGATGGCGTGTACTCTTAGATATCCCGCCAAACACGACTACCACCTAGTGTtgtattctgggccgggcccgggccttcgtgggccaaacgggtcgggcttcgtgggcttgggctctggcggtcccgggcttcatgggcctgggctctggcggtcccgggcttcgtgggctcaacgggtggaaccggcccatgacgggcctaagcccacatggtcctgggcttaacgggccgggctcgtgggcttcgcgggcctagcgggttttttttaaggcaatttcttgtagtatatatattgtatcttatgtatatatattttcttgtagtatatatattgtatcttatgtatatatattcgcataatatattgtcttgtagtatatatattgtatcttatgtatatatattctcttatatattttcttgtagtatatatattgtatcttatgtatatatattcgcataatatattgtcttgtagtatatatattgtatcttatgtatatatattctcttatatattttcttgtagtatatatattgtatcttatgtatatatattcgcataatatattgtcttgtagtatatatattgtatcttatgtatatatattcgcataatatattttcttgtagtatatatattgtatcttatgtatatatattcgcataatatattgtcttgtagtatatatattgtatcttatgtatatatattcgcataatatattgtcttgtagtatatatattgtatcttatgtatatatattctcttatatattttcttgtagtatatatattgtatcttatgtatatatattcgcataatatattgtcttgtagtatatatattgtatcttatgtatatatattcgcataatatattgtcttgtagtatatatattgtatcttatgtatatatattcgcataatatattttcttgtagtatatatattgtatcttatgtatatatattcgcataatatattttcttgtagtatatatattgtatcttatgtatatatattctcttatatattttcttgtagtatatatattgtatcttatgtatatatattcgcataatatattgtcttgtagtatatatattgtatcttatgtatatatattcgtataatatattttcttgtagtatatatagtgtagcaatttcctcatttgaaagatctaaagccttataaatatttgaataccaaaaatgaggacctcccaatttcattgtaggatttagcattgcagcaagaccataaataggagggataggaaaaaaatattttttaaacttttgtttcatttcatttatagcaagttcataaatgtccccaccctcaccaaattcaacaaacaaatcagatagtgctgcaatataaactaaacagtttgaaatagtaggataatattgcccagaaaatgcatttgtagcaatttgaaaatgttctaaaaaatctaaaagaattttaacattcgtccaatcttgagtagtaagcatttcatcatcatcctcaccacctacccgagaattaaacgttgcattaattgggtttctatattcatatgcaactactaaactttcgtacatacaattccatctagtcgggcaaggtttaggaacctttctttctctaaggccatattcatcacattttttaaaatactctctaagtctacttctacggtttgaataaaaaagccaattaagagccattctaaccttttcaatttctatgtttaaaattcgcataccatcaccgacaattaaatgataaatatgacaaatacatctaacatggaaaatattagtaaatgcaggatttagtgttgttgtaagcatgcctatagcactagtgttactagaagcattatccatagaaattgccattattttatcgctaaagcaaaaatatctacaaatatctgcaacagtgttagctataaacttacctgtgtgacgcgaattaattattctatatgcaattatgcgtttttgcattatccattcctcatctatccaatgacttgtaacagttagataatcacaatcattaccacttctaccaatatcagtagtaatagaaatccgattaggtatatgagtaaataaataccgcaaatattgttcatattcatgtttgaatttataaatatcactcttaactgttgcgcgaggccaacctttataagtaggattaaaaactcttctaatataatgaacccaattaggattagaagcaaaagtataaggtaagcacataacagtaatcatctttgctaattcttcacgatctctatttggatcgtaatataaaatacctccggtgacagtgttaattcctggttgaactagatttgaacatgtactagggttaaccgcataatctacacttgtcccctctagttgcgctttcatttgaaaaaatctagccttatctctagggtgtgtttttatgtgtctaatcaaactacccgtgccgctacggtctccagtgtatttatgcgacattaatttcccacaagttttacacttagccttattttgttctcttacttgagtaaaaaaattccaaactaatgatgtttctaggcgtttagcaggttctctattaaaagtaggagtttctacaggtgggtcgaccggtgcatcagttgggttattaagaggactagtaggtgtatcatctaaatccggtgcttgggtttcatcatcatcctcattttcctcattattttctaagatggtttcattaggataaagagcattcataatttcatcatctaatctttcacctggtgcaacattatggtaaaattcactatcggtaaattgaaaacaagggtgatcactatcaagaattacggaaggaggaggacgtctaggttggcgactactttcaacttgcttatcttttctaggtcggggagccgggggaagggtagttggttggccactactttcaccggttttatcttttcctttaccaaacatttttttcaaagtaaatgccatattaattataattatgcaaactaaaccacacaaaaatatattcttaaaacgtaagagttgaaacgagtttaccggattgccgaacaacttcttgaaaattgaaaatcgttgaacacttgaaaacttcaattcaacaacttcacaatttttcacgaaatttcaacaatagattaagtaattgtagtagagagattgagagatattgatgaattggtgaataaaaatgaaagaatgagggggtatttatagttgagaaatggggaaaagtgtaattatataaagtttggggttaaaataaagtttgggggccaaatggccattttctAAACTACCAAACGGTCAAAAAAAGCCCCAAACGGATACTTTTTAAATATGGCAGTTGGgctgttttttaaaaaaacaatttttttttaaattatagcCGTTAGGCCCGCTGGGCCCGGAccaggcccgccagccggtcccgggctcATGGGTTTACCAAACAAGATCGGCCCGCCTCGGGCTTTAAGAGaccaccaggaccggcccaccaggcccgtgaGGCCCGTTAAGACCGTGGGCCCGGTTCGGGACCAGCACACTGTGCAGCATTACTACCACCTCTCACTGATCACGCTGTAATGTCTCGACGAATCAAATTCCTCCTAAAAGGAGGCATCAAGTCCGCTCACCAAGGACGCATCCCGTTGCGACCTCGacgagcggagggactaactgtatgagtCCGAATTTGATCGACCACGGCCTATCGCGAGTATGATAGGTGACCGAAAACCCACGAGTCGACACAGGGGTACGACCCAGAGGCGGAAGGAGAGACGCCACCGCATCAGCACTAGATTTGGAGAACAAGATCTCTATTGGGGTCGTTTTTACTCTAATCAACATATGATATTTCCGTCAGTTTTAATAACCCGTTTATTTGTTCCACGTCCATCAGTTGGACAATAAAGTATTTAATGCAAACTTAAAGGATCATATATGCTCAAGATAGTACAACAGGGACGAGGATAAACTTACCATCAAATTTAAGGGGACATTTGAATGGCAGGGAAACTTGTTTGGTAACATGTAATTAATACTAACAAAGAAACTTTATATTTAGTTTAGTGGTGTATTACATAGTTAGTTACTGGGTTTAGTACACAAAGAGATATGTATTTTAACAATAGTAAGTGATATGCCAAATAAACAACAACATACCCGATGTGATTTTGATCACTTTTAGTCCATCTGGCTGGCAAAAAAACataataaaatttgtatattttttgtatataacatacagaaatTTGtgtgcgtatatatatatatatatatatatatacatacatattttttcaactattattttgagagcagcAATATAGTATCATATTCCTTGTGATTTTTAGTTTTTATAACTCAATACAATTTCCCCAAAATAACCCATTTCTTCAACATAAAATTTACTTggtcaaggagtatatcagactTTGCCAAATTTTGTTTCATTTATTAATTTAAATGCCAAGCACTTAAAAATCCTGCTTATCACAATATGTTCTAAAAGTTCACACTAATTAGAGTCCACCTTGTCACACCATGTAGTCAAATTCAAGTTTTGCTTTAAACTCCAGGGAGGTTTCTTTTCATTGTCAACATTCAGGTTTGCAGtaaataggaaaagaaaagagaaaaagtttGATACACCCCCATGAGTCAGAGGAAAATATATTATCTAAAAATGAATTTGACCACAAGATTTTGTTTATCTTGGATTTAATACACTATTAGGCAAATGAACATAAATAAACAGAGAACAAGAAagtaaaaaaagagaggaaaatcaAGGCAATAGTACAATCTACTAAGAGTTCGAGCCAAAATTGAGTTGGtgcaattatttttttataactgTGGCATCTGAGCCAGCTTGCGCCCACCTCGACTACCGCAGGATAGCTGTTACCTCTCACCAGCTGATGTAATTAATTTAAGCAGGACAACACTGAGGTTCAAAATTTCTTTGCCTGACCAATTCATGCATGTCATGGACTATCTTAAATACAGCATCTGGCCTTGCTAATCTTAGAGCATTTTGAGACATTATTCTGAGTTCATCTTGTCTTGGACCAAACCACTGAGCTACTATATTGGCTATCTTTTTAGGTGACTTTGAGAATTTCCCACATCCGTTCTCGATAACATATGGAACGTTTCCAGCTTCCTGCAGTAGATAAAACAAACGTATGGAGGATAAGAAATTAGAATAGGTTGAAAAGACTCCGGACTTGAGCATAATAGGAAACATCTGCATTGACAAAACAAATGAACCGAGATAAAAGAGGTGATGTTCGTTTAGTCAAATTATGCTAGTGTGCGGTTGTAGTAAAACATTAATAAACACCATGCAAAGCATTCAAAAGCAGTGTGTGAAAAGTTTAACAGAGATTTACAAACTAAATTATTAAGAAGATGCAACGTTAAGAAGGATGCCATCAGCCAAATAAAACCAACAAACCAATTATAATCATTAGTTTGAGGGTTACGATTAAGAGGATAACTCAAGACAAACAACAATCAGACGTGTAGTAGGGTAATGTTTCCAAGATTTAAAAAAAAGGTAACTGCGATGTGGAATACTAAGAGAAATTAGCAAACATCATGATGTAAAGTGCCTCCGTATTTGTACAGCTTTTAAAGAGGTAGCTAGGAGCAATGAGAATTAATATTTGAAATGGAAAGTTTTAAgaaacctccacttccaaccaagaggttgtgagttcgagtcaccccaagagcaaggttggggagttcttggagggaaggatgccgtgggtctatttggaaacaacctctctaccccagggtagaggtaagatctgcgtacacactaccctccccagaccccactagtgggattatactgggtggttgttgttgttggaaagTTTTAAGAAAGGAATATTATCtaataaagaaaacaaagatCAGCAGTTTTCTCTCTTGGCAAGACACAAGTAATCGGATGAACCTCATAGAAAAGGTATTCAGAATGCGCggaagacaaaggaaaaaggaactcCTAAAGAAAGAACCAAATAATATACTGAATGCTCGATATACCTGTCCAGCAATGTAATCATTAAGAATTATAGGCAGTCCTCGAATCACGGCTTCTGCAATAGTCCCCGGCCCAGCCTGCAGAAAACCAGAATAATTATagtattctttttttcttttttcactttGAGGCGAAGGGGTTATCTTATCCTCCCTTTTCTATTTGGTTTATTGAAGTAAACAGCTAGAAAGCAAGTGACAAACCTTAGTGATAATACAATCACAAGCGCCCATACATTCCTCCATTTTAGTGACAAATCCCTTTACCTGAAACATGACATAGACACGCCAAGGACACACATAAATGTTCGAGCATGTAAACTTTAGTCAAAAGGTATATACTATGTACATGGGTATTATATGTCAGTCACTCACATATACAGTGAATCTACAGCTCACAAGTAGCAAAATGTTACACTAACTGGTTAAAAAGAAAACCATCATGCTTTAAAATTACGAAAAATTGACTATAAACCCTAAGTTAAAATGTAAAACGGACAATTATCTGCATTCGTTATTTTAAGCATCCATTATGTGGTCAATGACTTAATATTTGAGTACAAGAATGTGTGTAAGAGAATTTCGGGCAAAGACGGAGGTTTGGTATCAACAACAGGATTGAGTGATTATTGGATACCGAGCTTATTACACCAATCAAAATGGAAGGGAAAAATAACGGGTTTGACAATTCAGTGTTTCCTGAGTGATTTAACAATTTCAGAGACCTTTCAGATGATACAACAGCGAGATAAGCGTGAAAATGCCAGGCTGGCAAAATGTTTCGAGCAATACCTGAACAGGAATTTTCCACTGCACTGAAGTCAATCTGTTGAAAAGCTTCTTATTACGGCCGCATATTACTAGGACCTGACCTATTGGCTCCCCATGAATTTCATCATACAGTGCATCTCCAAGTGCTCGAGCAGTTGCCTCTATTGGACCCATCCCTTCCCCACCACCCATCAACAGTACAGCTGGGAGATGCTCCTCCATTCCAAGTTCCTTCCTCAGTTCAACCTGTAAATTGGATTAGAGAACAGTCTAAAAAGCACTGATCATGTGACCGATAGCGCAAAGAATATGAGAGAATACGATACAGAAGTATGATAACAGGGCCCACTATTTCCATGTACCCTGTGGAAACTGGAGGAATTACACTTACCTTGGGAGGAACCGGCTTCACAAATGATGGCCGTACGGGAAGCCCGTAAACTTTTAGTTGATATGGCTTGAGACCTGCTCTCAGTGCTCGTTTTGCTACCTCTTCTGATGGACAGTAGCACCTAGTAACGAGTTTGTGAAACCTAAATATGAAATTCAAAACAATATTATTAGTATTACAAGGATCAAGATAACTAGAATTTGTTGAATAACCATAAAATATACCATGTAGGATGACAAGTGCTTAAATCTGTTATAACAGTTGTAAATATGATCTTCTTCAAGAGACCCTTGGACCTCAAGATGCGAAGAGGTACATGCTGCATTAGAGGATGTACACTGATAATAATATCAGGTTGATATTTCATTAAACCTTTGGCAACCTCGCTGCACAAAGTAGGATAGAAGGCTTGTTATACAACTGAAGCTGCTACAAGGAAAATAAGAACTAGTCAGCTGTAAGCTGGGTGCAGATACACATATTAACGTTCAACCAGTCCAAGTATATATTGAAAACACGGAAGGGAAACATTTTTTGGGTAAAAAGAATCAATACAGCAGAATGGCATAAGCTCATAATATCAAGAGATGAGAAAAATCCAATAGAAATGACTAACTGAGAAATAGGGGAAACATAAGTAGAGAACTGATAAAATTGTCCCATGCAAATTATTGACTAAAAAATAGTGCACCATACAAATTGAGTCATGTGTTATGTCAAGAGGCATACTTTTATACAGGTTTAAGTGACAAGACTCCTGGGGTGAGAAGCAAGATGCAAGAAGAAAGCCTCACCTAGTAAAATACACATTCCATAGAAATAAAGTTTACTTATCATATATGAATTTAAGATTTACAACACCTAATTTAAAATTAATAGTACTAATTTAGCATCCAATATACTATAATAGCTATATTAATCCCAAACATCATTTAGTTAACTTCAATTTTCAAATTAATCTCCTATTACTCTTTTCACTCTAGTGACGGCTCTTTCATATGTTCTTTATGGCATTTATATATTTAATATGAATTCCTTTCTT from Nicotiana sylvestris chromosome 12, ASM39365v2, whole genome shotgun sequence encodes the following:
- the LOC104220710 gene encoding probable monogalactosyldiacylglycerol synthase, chloroplastic, with translation MMQHSSSVTQEPTNPFGFVSQVGSFVFNNSCSRVSKSNFTLDSYSNLLSNYLYFDCNVKKDSLNHKNKPKASPLLSLSISNKSASSFSRVLFQFNKAIRFHCEKIPLGFASVGVNCGESNGVREEGSVVENEGIPDNGVESEPPKKVLILMSDTGGGHRASAEAIRSAFNEEFGDKYQVFITDLWTEHTPWPFNQLPRSYNFLVKHGSLWRMTYYATAPRLVHQTNFAATSTFIAREVAKGLMKYQPDIIISVHPLMQHVPLRILRSKGLLKKIIFTTVITDLSTCHPTWFHKLVTRCYCPSEEVAKRALRAGLKPYQLKVYGLPVRPSFVKPVPPKVELRKELGMEEHLPAVLLMGGGEGMGPIEATARALGDALYDEIHGEPIGQVLVICGRNKKLFNRLTSVQWKIPVQVKGFVTKMEECMGACDCIITKAGPGTIAEAVIRGLPIILNDYIAGQEAGNVPYVIENGCGKFSKSPKKIANIVAQWFGPRQDELRIMSQNALRLARPDAVFKIVHDMHELVRQRNFEPQCCPA